From Nocardioides sp. HDW12B, the proteins below share one genomic window:
- a CDS encoding PAS domain-containing sensor histidine kinase — MGEVLAADSAGDPSPGGAADALRRSEQRFRLLVEAVEDYAIFMLEPDGTIASWNAGAQRSKGWTADEIVGRHFRIFYPPEVAASGHPEHELEVALREGHYEEEGWRLRKDGSRFWATVLITAVRDPAGQHVGFAKVTRDTTSRRQLEQEREAALEALREANAELAVLNERLRKAADDQAQFLAVTAHELRTPVALLSGSAELLAEHDALLTETERRDTLGAMTSGATRLRRLVDDLLTASRLQSSKLAVQRDEVPLASFVGAAVDTVRRTHPSSEIVVGPLPSATVRGDSDRLAQALENLLTNALRHGRPPVEVAALLDGDLLVLRVCDHGPGVSSDMRPRLFQRFATGSTAGGTGLGLYIVRELARVHGGDARYDGDGPQGAFLLELPLAGAASAATAPEGSEPV, encoded by the coding sequence ATGGGAGAGGTCCTGGCGGCCGATTCGGCTGGTGACCCCTCGCCGGGGGGCGCCGCTGACGCGTTGCGCCGCAGCGAGCAACGCTTCCGTCTGCTGGTGGAGGCGGTGGAGGACTACGCCATCTTCATGCTCGAGCCCGACGGCACCATCGCGAGCTGGAACGCCGGCGCCCAGCGCAGCAAGGGGTGGACCGCCGACGAGATCGTCGGTCGCCACTTCCGGATCTTCTACCCGCCGGAGGTCGCCGCGAGCGGGCACCCGGAGCACGAGCTCGAGGTCGCCCTCCGGGAGGGCCACTACGAGGAGGAGGGCTGGCGCCTGCGCAAGGACGGCTCCCGGTTCTGGGCCACCGTGCTCATCACCGCGGTGCGCGACCCGGCCGGCCAGCACGTCGGGTTCGCCAAGGTCACCCGCGACACCACGTCGCGCCGGCAGCTGGAGCAGGAGCGCGAGGCCGCGCTCGAGGCCCTGCGCGAGGCCAACGCCGAGCTGGCGGTCCTCAACGAGCGGCTCCGCAAGGCCGCCGACGACCAGGCGCAGTTCCTGGCCGTGACCGCCCACGAGCTGCGGACGCCGGTCGCCCTGCTCAGCGGCTCGGCCGAGCTGCTCGCCGAGCACGACGCGCTGCTGACGGAGACCGAGCGCCGCGACACGCTGGGGGCCATGACCTCCGGCGCGACGAGGCTGCGGCGGCTCGTCGACGACCTGCTCACCGCGTCGCGGCTCCAGAGCAGCAAGCTGGCCGTCCAGCGCGACGAGGTCCCGCTGGCGTCCTTCGTCGGCGCCGCCGTCGACACCGTACGACGTACGCACCCCTCGTCCGAGATCGTCGTCGGGCCGTTGCCCTCGGCCACCGTGCGGGGCGACTCCGACCGCCTGGCCCAGGCGCTGGAGAACCTGCTCACCAACGCCCTGAGGCACGGACGCCCCCCGGTGGAGGTGGCGGCGCTGCTCGACGGCGACCTGTTGGTGCTGCGCGTCTGCGACCACGGCCCGGGGGTCAGCAGCGACATGCGGCCGCGCCTCTTCCAGCGCTTCGCCACCGGCTCGACCGCCGGCGGCACCGGGCTGGGTCTCTACATCGTGCGCGAGCTGGCGCGGGTGCACGGCGGCGACGCCCGCTACGACGGCGACGGCCCGCAGGGCGCCTTCCTGCTGGAGCTCCCCCTGGCCGGCGCGGCGTCGGCTGCCACCGCCCCCGAGGGCTCGGAGCCGGTGTGA
- a CDS encoding response regulator gives MTATTIRVLLVDDIVHVRRLVRSALRLRGGFEVVGEAEQGTEAVRLSAELQPDLVVLDLGLPDLAGHEVLTRIRAASPRSKVVVFSGADESGLESEVEAYVPKDAELGYLVDLVESVGRGDLALAHPQTVQVSLGLPKELTSVRLARRFVAERLQEWGLESLEDDALLVTSELAANAITHAESDCEIRLTLSPSSLRIDVGDRGVGTPEPQPPSATEEHGRGLVLVDAVASAWGLDALPGVGKVVWAELALAR, from the coding sequence GTGACGGCCACGACCATCCGGGTGCTGCTCGTGGACGACATCGTCCACGTCCGCCGTCTGGTGCGCAGCGCGCTGCGCCTGCGCGGCGGCTTCGAGGTCGTCGGTGAGGCGGAGCAGGGCACCGAGGCCGTCCGGCTGAGCGCCGAGCTCCAGCCCGACCTCGTCGTGCTGGACCTGGGCCTGCCCGACCTCGCCGGCCACGAGGTGCTCACCCGCATCCGCGCCGCCTCCCCCCGCAGCAAGGTCGTGGTGTTCTCCGGCGCGGACGAGTCCGGGCTGGAGTCGGAGGTCGAGGCCTACGTCCCCAAGGACGCCGAGCTCGGCTACCTCGTCGACCTCGTGGAGTCGGTCGGTCGCGGCGACCTCGCCCTCGCCCACCCCCAGACCGTCCAGGTGTCGCTCGGTCTGCCCAAGGAGCTCACCAGCGTGCGCCTGGCTCGACGCTTCGTCGCCGAGCGGCTGCAGGAGTGGGGGCTGGAGTCGTTGGAGGACGACGCCCTGCTGGTGACCAGCGAGCTGGCGGCCAACGCCATCACCCACGCCGAGTCCGACTGCGAGATCCGGCTGACGCTGAGCCCGTCGTCGCTGCGCATCGACGTCGGCGACCGCGGCGTGGGCACCCCGGAGCCGCAGCCGCCGAGCGCCACCGAGGAGCACGGCCGCGGCCTGGTGCTCGTCGACGCGGTCGCGTCGGCCTGGGGCCTCGACGCCCTGCCCGGGGTCGGCAAGGTGGTCTGGGCCGAGCTGGCCCTCGCACGCTGA
- a CDS encoding PAS domain S-box protein: MAAAHEQGIELPAHPSSVSRARQLVRDVVALSASPELSADAELLTSEVVTNALVHAGGPIGLTARHMRDGVRIEVSDGSPHSPIVREYGELAGTGRGLRLLDLLARWGVEESPTGKTVWFELGETRGRGATTVAPDHASAGSDDAPREADPFVDVTLLDVPLLLHAAWQMHAETFLREYLLVRLDQTDDPDDISADGAVIVAHAAASDALALLAEGIPAPDLGDDPATLMDHATGSRVLAPRVTLRVPRESLSNFGLLDEMLDAGLALADEGGFLTPVIQPEMRAMRRWLCASVAEQARGEEPRAWALSSSDLDAPLRAPMAWDEHDLLGTGPATIVADDTNRILAASPGALDLLGYPEGELVGRRLIAIIPERFQQAHLAGFTMHLLSGRRTLLDVPVRVPAVREDGSELLIELTVRRRPSPSGRALFVAELFDAA, from the coding sequence ATGGCGGCGGCGCACGAGCAGGGGATCGAGCTACCCGCGCACCCCTCGAGCGTGTCCCGCGCGCGGCAGCTGGTGCGTGACGTCGTCGCGCTGTCGGCCAGCCCGGAGCTGTCGGCCGACGCCGAGCTGCTCACGAGCGAGGTCGTCACCAACGCCCTGGTGCACGCCGGTGGCCCGATCGGGCTGACGGCGCGGCACATGCGCGACGGCGTCCGGATCGAGGTCTCCGACGGAAGCCCGCACAGCCCCATCGTGCGCGAGTACGGCGAGCTCGCCGGGACCGGTCGCGGTCTCCGGCTGCTGGACCTGCTCGCCCGCTGGGGCGTCGAGGAGAGCCCCACCGGCAAGACGGTCTGGTTCGAGCTCGGCGAGACCCGCGGCCGCGGCGCCACGACGGTCGCCCCGGACCACGCCTCGGCCGGGAGCGACGACGCGCCACGCGAGGCCGACCCGTTCGTGGACGTGACCCTGCTCGACGTACCGCTGCTGCTGCACGCGGCCTGGCAGATGCACGCCGAGACCTTCCTGCGCGAGTACCTCCTGGTCCGCCTGGACCAGACCGACGACCCCGACGACATCTCCGCCGACGGGGCCGTGATCGTGGCGCACGCCGCCGCGAGCGACGCGTTGGCGCTGCTGGCGGAGGGCATCCCCGCCCCCGACCTCGGTGACGACCCGGCGACGCTGATGGACCACGCCACCGGCTCGCGGGTCCTGGCGCCGCGCGTGACCCTCCGGGTGCCCCGCGAGTCGCTGTCCAACTTCGGGCTCCTCGACGAGATGCTCGACGCCGGGCTCGCGCTGGCCGACGAGGGCGGCTTCCTGACGCCGGTGATCCAGCCGGAGATGCGCGCGATGCGTCGCTGGCTGTGCGCGTCCGTGGCCGAGCAGGCCCGGGGCGAGGAGCCGCGGGCGTGGGCGCTGAGCTCCAGCGACCTCGACGCCCCGCTGCGGGCCCCGATGGCGTGGGACGAGCACGACCTCCTGGGCACCGGCCCGGCCACGATCGTGGCCGACGACACCAACCGCATCCTGGCCGCGAGCCCCGGTGCTCTCGACCTCCTCGGCTACCCCGAGGGCGAGCTCGTCGGTCGGCGGCTGATCGCGATCATCCCCGAGCGCTTCCAGCAGGCCCACCTGGCCGGCTTCACGATGCACCTGCTGTCGGGCCGACGGACGCTGCTCGACGTGCCCGTCCGGGTGCCCGCCGTCCGCGAGGACGGCAGCGAGCTGCTCATCGAGCTGACGGTCCGGCGCCGCCCCTCACCGTCGGGCCGGGCGCTCTTCGTCGCCGAGCTGTTCGACGCTGCCTGA